One Candidatus Woesearchaeota archaeon genomic window carries:
- a CDS encoding uL15 family ribosomal protein: MTHNKRKKNSRQRGEWTHGWGAKKKHRGAGHRGGRGNAGSGKRGDAKKPSYWKDEKYFGKNGFVSINKIEIKAIGISHLDSIIDTLIKTGKATINQDTISINLKDIKYQKLLGTGNTQRKLEITTEMASPKAIEKIQKAGGNINLPKQE; encoded by the coding sequence ATGACACATAATAAAAGAAAAAAAAACAGTAGACAACGCGGAGAATGGACCCACGGATGGGGCGCTAAGAAAAAACACAGAGGCGCAGGACACAGAGGAGGAAGAGGAAACGCAGGCTCCGGAAAAAGAGGAGACGCAAAAAAACCTAGCTACTGGAAAGACGAAAAATACTTCGGAAAAAACGGATTCGTATCAATAAATAAAATAGAAATAAAAGCAATAGGAATATCACACCTAGACTCAATAATTGATACGCTAATAAAAACAGGAAAAGCCACAATTAATCAAGACACAATATCAATAAACTTAAAAGACATAAAATACCAAAAACTACTAGGAACAGGAAACACACAAAGAAAACTAGAAATAACAACGGAAATGGCATCACCAAAAGCAATAGAAAAAATACAAAAAGCAGGCGGAAACATAAACCTGCCAAAACAAGAATAA
- the rpsQ gene encoding 30S ribosomal protein S17, whose amino-acid sequence MDKKISTRGRTFTGTVISDKMTKTVTVEWERRKYVKKYERYEKRRTRIKAHNPETINAEKNDIVKIEETRPISKTKNFVVTQIIKKANTQE is encoded by the coding sequence ATGGATAAAAAAATATCAACAAGAGGAAGAACATTCACAGGAACAGTCATTAGTGATAAAATGACAAAAACAGTAACTGTAGAATGGGAAAGAAGAAAATACGTTAAAAAATATGAGAGATACGAAAAAAGAAGAACAAGAATCAAAGCACATAATCCAGAAACAATCAACGCAGAAAAAAATGACATAGTAAAAATAGAAGAAACAAGACCAATATCAAAAACTAAAAATTTCGTAGTAACACAAATAATCAAAAAAGCAAACACACAAGAGTGA
- the rplV gene encoding 50S ribosomal protein L22, producing the protein MKTKYAFQGMKENMAKAISKDLGISTKVSIEISNFLRGKKTQEAKSILERVLKKKQAIPFKRFTDGVGHRKGANIAAGRFPEKASEAFLTIIKQCEANAQAKGLSSDLRIAHLVAQKGTNAFRHGRQRRRRYKRTHLEIVLEEMEKITKTESKPKIEKPTENKETKIVEQKPVKKETTNKETKTETEKQEKTKPVESKITKEETTEEQK; encoded by the coding sequence ATGAAAACAAAATACGCATTTCAAGGAATGAAAGAGAACATGGCAAAAGCCATATCGAAAGACTTAGGAATATCAACCAAGGTATCAATAGAAATATCAAACTTCCTGAGAGGAAAAAAAACACAAGAAGCAAAAAGCATACTTGAAAGAGTACTAAAAAAGAAACAAGCAATACCTTTCAAAAGATTCACAGACGGCGTAGGACATAGAAAAGGAGCAAACATCGCAGCAGGACGATTCCCAGAAAAAGCAAGCGAAGCATTCCTAACAATAATAAAACAATGCGAAGCAAATGCTCAAGCAAAAGGACTATCATCAGATCTAAGAATAGCACACTTAGTAGCACAAAAAGGAACAAATGCTTTCAGACACGGAAGACAAAGAAGAAGAAGATACAAAAGAACACACCTAGAAATAGTACTGGAAGAAATGGAAAAAATAACAAAAACAGAATCAAAACCTAAAATAGAAAAACCAACAGAGAATAAAGAAACAAAAATAGTTGAACAAAAACCAGTAAAGAAAGAAACAACAAATAAAGAAACAAAAACTGAAACTGAGAAACAAGAAAAAACAAAACCTGTCGAATCAAAAATAACAAAAGAAGAAACAACTGAGGAACAAAAATGA
- the secY gene encoding preprotein translocase subunit SecY, whose amino-acid sequence MGVLDTILSYIPEVKPPTQKKLSFNAKLKWTGIVLALYFLLGLIPLYGLEANALEQFEFLSTVLGASFGSLITLGIGPIVTASIILQLLKGAGIINIDLTKQDGKRKFQGIQKLLAIIFVVVEAFIFVFLGGLTAQAGISPLILVGQITLGGLFIILMDEIVSKYGFGSGVSLFIAAGVSQQIFIQLFSPYPFDNPAGMIPIIFITLFNPQTSLDALYFPVARVIATLTVFFFVVYVQSMKVEIPLSFGKVSGHGVRWPLNFLYANVLPIILVSALLANMQILANLLESRGQQALAGIVAWTTAPPFLESLIASNMTWLIIAQSLTYILVYVIGATIFSVFWVQTSGLDAASQAKQMVSSGLQIPGFRRDPRVLERLLKRYIGPLTIMGGIAIGLLASVADLTQAIGSGTGILLAVMIIYKLYEDIAKQHLYDMNPTMRKFISF is encoded by the coding sequence ATGGGCGTCCTAGACACAATACTAAGTTACATACCAGAAGTAAAACCGCCAACACAAAAAAAACTATCATTCAACGCAAAACTTAAATGGACAGGAATTGTACTAGCGTTATACTTCTTACTAGGACTCATACCACTATACGGATTAGAAGCAAATGCACTCGAACAATTCGAATTCTTAAGCACAGTACTAGGAGCAAGCTTCGGAAGCCTAATAACACTAGGTATAGGACCAATAGTAACAGCATCCATCATTCTACAACTACTAAAAGGAGCAGGAATAATAAACATAGACTTAACAAAACAAGACGGAAAAAGAAAATTCCAAGGAATACAAAAACTATTAGCAATAATTTTTGTAGTAGTAGAAGCATTTATATTCGTATTTTTAGGAGGACTAACAGCACAAGCAGGAATAAGCCCACTAATACTAGTAGGACAAATAACACTAGGAGGACTATTCATAATACTAATGGATGAAATAGTAAGCAAATACGGATTCGGATCAGGTGTCAGCTTATTCATCGCAGCAGGAGTCAGCCAACAAATATTCATACAACTATTCAGCCCATACCCATTCGATAATCCCGCAGGAATGATACCAATAATATTCATCACTTTGTTCAATCCACAAACATCACTAGATGCACTGTATTTCCCAGTCGCAAGAGTAATCGCGACGCTAACAGTATTCTTTTTCGTAGTATATGTACAATCAATGAAAGTAGAAATACCACTAAGCTTCGGAAAAGTATCAGGACACGGAGTAAGATGGCCACTAAACTTTCTATACGCAAACGTATTACCAATAATATTAGTATCCGCGTTGCTAGCAAACATGCAAATACTTGCCAACTTACTAGAAAGTAGAGGACAACAAGCATTAGCAGGAATAGTAGCATGGACCACCGCGCCACCATTCTTAGAATCATTAATAGCAAGCAACATGACTTGGTTAATAATAGCACAATCACTAACATACATACTCGTTTACGTAATAGGAGCAACAATATTCAGCGTTTTCTGGGTACAAACATCAGGACTAGACGCGGCGAGCCAAGCAAAACAAATGGTTAGTTCAGGACTACAAATACCAGGATTTAGAAGAGACCCACGCGTATTAGAAAGATTACTAAAAAGATACATAGGACCACTAACGATCATGGGAGGAATAGCCATAGGACTACTAGCAAGCGTAGCGGATCTAACACAAGCAATAGGGAGCGGAACAGGGATACTATTAGCAGTCATGATAATATACAAATTATACGAAGACATCGCGAAACAACACTTATACGACATGAACCCAACGATGAGAAAATTCATATCATTCTAA
- the rplX gene encoding 50S ribosomal protein L24 — protein MKSQFSKTWNSSVQPRKQRKYRHNAPENVKRKFLTVNLVKELRDKHGARNVKIRKGDKIKVLRGNYSGKTGTVDKVDLSNLKVYVTGIEISKRDGSKAKVPMNPTNLQITELKLEDKKRKDKLTPKKAEDK, from the coding sequence ATGAAATCACAATTTTCAAAAACATGGAATTCAAGCGTTCAACCAAGAAAACAAAGAAAATACAGACATAACGCTCCAGAAAACGTAAAAAGAAAATTCCTAACAGTTAACCTAGTAAAGGAATTAAGAGATAAACACGGAGCAAGAAACGTAAAAATAAGAAAAGGAGACAAAATCAAAGTACTAAGAGGAAACTATTCAGGAAAAACAGGAACAGTAGATAAAGTAGACTTATCAAACCTAAAGGTTTATGTAACAGGAATAGAAATATCAAAAAGAGACGGATCAAAAGCAAAAGTGCCAATGAATCCAACAAACTTACAAATAACAGAACTAAAATTAGAAGATAAAAAAAGAAAAGACAAACTAACACCAAAAAAAGCAGAGGATAAATAA
- the rpsE gene encoding 30S ribosomal protein S5, with amino-acid sequence MPEQKSKKKTINKKQEREEDLPLLEPVNEEQTKIEVIPPTEWTPKTELGKKVQTGQITSMDEILESGQAIMEPEIVDSLLQLESELLLIGQAKGKFGGGQRRIFRQTQKKTREGNKPKFTTLAVIGNKNGYVGIGIGKSKETVPAREKAIKNAKLNVFKIARGSGSWESDSKEPNSIPFAVTGKCGSVELTLMPAPKGKGLCVEKECAKILALAGIQDVWSKSFGQTKNKINMITACEKALKELTKMKTRPHDIEALSMIKGSKVTEQ; translated from the coding sequence ATGCCAGAACAAAAATCAAAGAAAAAAACAATAAATAAAAAACAAGAAAGAGAAGAAGACTTACCATTACTAGAACCTGTCAACGAGGAACAAACCAAAATAGAAGTCATACCTCCAACAGAATGGACACCAAAAACAGAACTAGGAAAAAAAGTACAAACAGGACAAATCACAAGTATGGATGAAATACTAGAATCAGGACAAGCAATAATGGAACCAGAAATAGTAGATTCATTACTACAACTAGAATCAGAATTATTACTCATAGGACAAGCCAAAGGAAAATTCGGAGGCGGACAAAGAAGAATATTCAGGCAAACACAGAAAAAAACAAGAGAAGGAAACAAACCAAAATTTACAACATTAGCAGTAATAGGAAACAAAAACGGATACGTAGGAATAGGAATAGGAAAAAGCAAAGAAACAGTACCAGCAAGAGAAAAAGCAATAAAAAACGCTAAATTAAACGTATTCAAAATCGCAAGAGGAAGCGGAAGCTGGGAATCAGACTCCAAAGAACCAAATTCAATACCATTCGCAGTAACAGGAAAATGCGGAAGCGTAGAACTAACACTAATGCCAGCACCAAAAGGAAAAGGACTATGTGTAGAAAAAGAATGCGCAAAAATATTAGCATTAGCAGGAATACAAGATGTATGGTCAAAATCATTCGGGCAAACAAAGAATAAAATAAATATGATAACAGCGTGTGAAAAAGCACTAAAAGAATTAACAAAAATGAAAACAAGACCACACGACATAGAAGCACTATCAATGATAAAAGGATCAAAGGTGACTGAACAATGA
- a CDS encoding 30S ribosomal protein S19 gives MAKKIFTYRGKTLEELQKLSINEIAEIFPSKQRRKIKRGLSDNEKGLLQKLKTKNGVKTHLRDMIVLPEMIGKTIKIHTGKEFIPIIIQEEMIGYYLGELAQTRKRVAHTGPGVGATRSSSGATKR, from the coding sequence ATGGCAAAAAAAATATTCACATACAGAGGAAAAACATTAGAGGAACTACAAAAACTTTCCATTAATGAAATAGCAGAAATTTTCCCTTCAAAACAAAGAAGAAAAATCAAAAGAGGACTATCAGATAACGAAAAAGGATTACTACAAAAACTAAAAACTAAAAACGGAGTTAAAACACACTTAAGAGATATGATAGTGCTTCCTGAAATGATAGGAAAAACAATCAAAATACACACAGGAAAAGAATTCATACCAATAATAATACAAGAAGAAATGATAGGATACTACCTAGGAGAATTAGCTCAAACAAGAAAAAGAGTAGCACACACAGGACCAGGAGTAGGAGCAACAAGATCATCCTCAGGAGCAACCAAACGATAA
- a CDS encoding 50S ribosomal protein L6, whose protein sequence is MKQEILTDTMKIPEGCTFTHNKKEMIIRGPKGEITRKLPDKKIILETKNDELILTYKNASKREKRMIFTTRSHLRNMFKGVQEGFIYKLKICSGHFPMNVSLKNNVLEIKNFIGEKVPRTLTIKQGADVKINGDEIIVESINKEIAGQTAGSIEKLTKRPGFDKRIFQDGIYITEKDGKKLS, encoded by the coding sequence ATGAAACAAGAAATACTAACAGACACAATGAAAATACCAGAAGGATGCACCTTCACACACAACAAAAAAGAAATGATAATTAGAGGACCAAAAGGAGAAATAACAAGAAAACTACCTGATAAAAAAATAATCCTAGAAACAAAAAATGACGAATTAATACTAACGTACAAAAATGCATCAAAAAGAGAAAAAAGAATGATATTCACAACTCGTTCACACCTTAGAAACATGTTCAAAGGAGTACAAGAAGGATTCATATACAAATTAAAAATATGCTCAGGACACTTCCCAATGAACGTGTCACTAAAAAACAACGTGTTAGAAATAAAAAACTTCATAGGAGAAAAAGTACCAAGAACACTAACAATTAAACAAGGAGCAGACGTAAAAATAAACGGAGACGAAATAATAGTAGAATCAATAAACAAAGAAATAGCAGGACAAACAGCGGGCTCAATAGAAAAATTAACAAAAAGACCAGGATTCGACAAAAGAATATTCCAAGACGGAATATACATAACCGAAAAAGACGGTAAAAAACTAAGCTAA
- a CDS encoding uL30 family ribosomal protein: protein MSNEKKEKIAVILVRGLVELRQEIKDTLRMLNLQKKNACVILEDNPVNKGMLKKVENYVTYGTVTEETLKLLKEKRPTAKKFYSLHPPRGGFERKGIKKPFHLKGALGNRKEKMNDLIKKML, encoded by the coding sequence ATGAGTAACGAAAAAAAAGAAAAAATAGCAGTCATCCTAGTAAGAGGATTAGTAGAATTAAGACAAGAAATAAAAGACACGCTAAGAATGTTAAACTTACAAAAAAAGAACGCGTGCGTAATCTTAGAAGACAACCCAGTTAACAAAGGAATGCTAAAAAAAGTAGAAAACTACGTAACGTATGGAACAGTAACAGAAGAAACATTAAAATTACTAAAAGAAAAAAGACCAACAGCAAAAAAATTCTACTCATTACACCCACCAAGAGGCGGATTCGAAAGAAAAGGAATAAAAAAACCATTCCATTTGAAAGGCGCACTAGGAAACAGAAAAGAAAAAATGAATGATTTAATCAAAAAAATGTTATAA
- the rpmC gene encoding 50S ribosomal protein L29 encodes MKTKEIRKLKPEEYDKKMSEAKRELMILQGQAKTGTPPKNPGMIKKLRRTIAKMHTIRNEKNKEEQ; translated from the coding sequence ATGAAAACAAAAGAAATCAGAAAATTAAAACCTGAAGAATACGACAAGAAAATGTCAGAAGCTAAAAGAGAACTAATGATACTACAAGGTCAAGCAAAAACAGGAACACCACCAAAGAATCCAGGTATGATAAAAAAATTAAGAAGAACAATCGCAAAAATGCACACAATAAGAAATGAAAAAAACAAGGAGGAACAATAA
- a CDS encoding 30S ribosomal protein S4e, translating to MVKNHMKRITAPRTWNVERKTTKFITKPLPGAHKLEQSVAINTFMKELTKITNTTKETKYVLTNDEVLINGKRKRDFKKPVGFLDIITIKSTNKNYVLTIDHKGALKPKEINEKQATQRLLKINGKTILGKDKVQLNTVNGENLIIKEKESKNYKVGDTLIVEVSTLKILDHIPLKEKALILVYTGKHSSKTGTIQEINTTTVTIKSDKETFETSKKYVIAINKEKIAEYE from the coding sequence ATGGTTAAGAATCACATGAAAAGAATCACAGCTCCAAGAACATGGAACGTAGAAAGAAAAACAACTAAATTCATAACTAAACCACTACCTGGAGCGCACAAATTAGAACAATCAGTAGCGATTAACACTTTCATGAAAGAACTAACAAAAATAACAAACACAACAAAAGAAACAAAATACGTATTAACAAACGACGAAGTTCTGATAAACGGAAAGAGAAAAAGAGATTTCAAAAAACCAGTAGGATTTTTAGACATAATAACAATAAAATCAACAAATAAAAATTACGTACTAACAATAGATCATAAAGGCGCACTAAAACCAAAAGAAATAAACGAAAAACAAGCAACACAAAGACTACTAAAAATAAATGGAAAAACAATACTAGGAAAAGACAAAGTACAACTAAACACGGTGAATGGAGAAAACTTAATAATTAAAGAAAAAGAATCTAAAAATTACAAAGTAGGAGATACACTAATAGTAGAAGTATCAACTCTGAAAATATTAGATCATATCCCTTTAAAAGAAAAAGCACTAATATTAGTATATACAGGAAAACATTCAAGCAAAACAGGAACAATACAAGAAATAAACACAACGACAGTCACAATAAAATCAGATAAAGAAACATTCGAAACAAGCAAAAAATACGTAATCGCAATAAACAAAGAAAAAATAGCAGAGTATGAATAA
- a CDS encoding 30S ribosomal protein S3, with protein MIERKFVSQNMKEFLVKDYLFKELSRVGLSNVTLQRTPLGEKVIISASRPGLVVGKGGSNIARLTKELQTRFELENPQIEIEEVTDPRGNAAITAEMIANSLERFGSARFKGVGHKAISSVIDSGSLGVEILISGKIPSSRAKTWRFYQGYLKKCGDIAVSGVDESKQVAKLKTGIVGIQVKIMPNTTILPDKITVKDLTQIQEETITEEVKESKTEETKESKSTKEETKEEKTPKKTTKKTTKKSTKKTTKKEEADEQ; from the coding sequence ATGATAGAAAGAAAATTCGTCTCACAAAACATGAAAGAATTCCTAGTTAAAGATTACTTATTCAAAGAACTAAGCAGAGTAGGATTAAGCAACGTTACACTACAAAGAACTCCGCTAGGAGAAAAAGTAATAATATCCGCATCAAGACCAGGACTAGTTGTAGGAAAAGGCGGATCAAACATAGCAAGACTAACAAAAGAATTACAAACAAGATTCGAATTAGAAAATCCACAAATAGAAATCGAAGAAGTAACTGATCCAAGAGGAAACGCAGCGATAACAGCAGAAATGATAGCGAACTCACTAGAAAGATTTGGCTCAGCAAGATTCAAAGGAGTAGGACACAAAGCAATAAGTTCAGTAATAGACTCAGGATCACTAGGAGTAGAAATACTAATATCAGGAAAAATACCAAGCAGTAGAGCAAAAACATGGAGATTCTACCAAGGATACCTAAAAAAATGCGGAGACATCGCAGTATCAGGAGTAGATGAATCAAAACAAGTAGCAAAACTAAAAACAGGCATAGTAGGAATACAAGTAAAAATAATGCCAAACACAACAATACTACCAGATAAGATAACAGTGAAAGACTTAACACAAATACAAGAAGAAACAATAACTGAAGAAGTAAAAGAATCAAAAACTGAAGAAACAAAGGAATCAAAATCAACAAAAGAAGAAACAAAAGAAGAAAAAACACCAAAGAAGACGACTAAGAAGACAACAAAAAAATCAACTAAGAAGACCACAAAAAAAGAAGAAGCTGATGAACAATGA
- a CDS encoding 50S ribosomal protein L19e codes for MKIQKRLASQVLDVSQKRVKFDTQRLADIKEAITKTDIRQLVSEKAITKVQEKGVSRGRARKIKTQKSKGLRKGPGSRQGKSTARLPRKESWMNKIRSQRKFLTELKEKQLISLKTYRNIYMKCKGGFFRSTRHIKLYLEEHKLFQKKETKQTDNKTEKETKTVKKTTKKTTNKTKK; via the coding sequence ATGAAAATACAAAAAAGATTAGCATCACAAGTCCTTGACGTATCACAAAAAAGAGTAAAATTTGATACTCAAAGACTAGCAGACATAAAAGAAGCAATCACCAAGACAGACATAAGACAATTAGTCTCAGAAAAAGCAATAACTAAAGTCCAAGAAAAAGGAGTATCAAGAGGAAGAGCAAGAAAAATAAAAACCCAAAAATCCAAAGGACTAAGAAAAGGACCAGGATCAAGACAAGGAAAATCAACAGCTAGATTACCAAGAAAAGAATCATGGATGAATAAAATAAGAAGTCAAAGAAAATTCCTAACAGAACTAAAAGAAAAACAACTAATATCACTAAAAACATACAGAAACATATACATGAAATGCAAAGGAGGCTTTTTTAGAAGCACAAGACATATCAAATTGTATTTAGAAGAACACAAATTGTTTCAAAAAAAAGAAACGAAACAAACAGATAATAAAACAGAAAAAGAAACAAAGACAGTAAAAAAAACAACTAAGAAAACAACAAATAAAACCAAGAAGTGA
- a CDS encoding 50S ribosomal protein L5, giving the protein MNVMKKIKIEKVTLNIGAGKDQKVLDKAIKLLENITGIKPIKTTTNKRIQSWGLRPGLPIGCKITLRGEEAKKMVERIIYAKDNNLQESYFDEEGNISFGIKEYVDIKDAKYDPSIGMMGLQATITLSRPGFRVKTRRIRPSTLPPNHRITKEEAIQFMKDNYSVKTGDEL; this is encoded by the coding sequence ATGAACGTCATGAAAAAAATCAAAATAGAGAAAGTCACCCTGAACATAGGAGCAGGAAAAGACCAAAAAGTACTAGATAAAGCAATAAAGCTCTTAGAAAATATCACAGGAATAAAACCAATAAAAACAACAACAAACAAAAGAATACAATCATGGGGATTAAGACCAGGATTACCAATAGGATGCAAAATTACTCTAAGAGGAGAAGAAGCCAAAAAAATGGTTGAAAGAATAATATACGCTAAAGACAACAACTTACAAGAATCATACTTCGATGAAGAAGGAAATATAAGCTTCGGAATAAAAGAATACGTAGACATAAAAGACGCAAAATACGACCCAAGCATAGGAATGATGGGATTACAAGCAACAATAACATTATCAAGACCAGGATTCAGAGTAAAAACAAGAAGAATAAGACCATCAACACTACCTCCGAATCACAGAATAACAAAAGAAGAAGCAATACAATTCATGAAAGACAATTATTCAGTTAAAACAGGTGACGAATTATGA
- a CDS encoding 30S ribosomal protein S8, whose translation MSLNDPLANVLSYINNYEKLGKKEVITKNNSKVIRQVLEVMQNEGLIGSYEQIEDGKGKILKIYLIGSLNKCGVIKPRHKVKVTDYEKFEKSFLPAMNFGVLIVSTNKGIMSNKEAKEQNLGGTLLSFAY comes from the coding sequence ATGTCATTAAACGATCCATTAGCAAACGTATTGTCCTACATAAACAATTATGAAAAATTAGGAAAAAAAGAAGTTATAACAAAAAATAACTCCAAAGTAATAAGACAAGTATTAGAAGTAATGCAAAACGAAGGACTAATAGGTTCATATGAACAAATAGAAGACGGAAAAGGAAAAATCCTAAAAATATACTTAATAGGATCACTAAACAAGTGCGGAGTAATAAAACCAAGACACAAAGTAAAAGTAACAGACTACGAAAAATTCGAAAAAAGCTTTTTACCAGCAATGAATTTCGGAGTATTAATAGTATCAACAAACAAAGGAATAATGTCAAATAAAGAAGCAAAAGAACAAAACCTAGGAGGAACGTTACTAAGCTTCGCATACTAA
- the yciH gene encoding stress response translation initiation inhibitor YciH, with protein MPEIDPITGLPKELGVWENIAKENQKITIKIIKKKFGKKHTVVEGINQHEVDVKELAKNLKNRFACGGTSKGGLIELQGDHSREIRKELIKEGFAPDSIDS; from the coding sequence ATGCCAGAAATCGATCCAATCACGGGCCTGCCTAAAGAACTTGGAGTATGGGAAAACATAGCCAAGGAAAACCAAAAGATAACAATAAAAATCATAAAGAAAAAATTCGGCAAAAAACACACAGTCGTAGAAGGAATAAACCAACACGAAGTGGATGTAAAAGAACTTGCCAAAAACTTAAAAAACAGGTTTGCATGCGGAGGAACATCCAAAGGAGGATTAATCGAACTTCAAGGTGATCATTCAAGAGAAATCAGAAAAGAACTCATCAAAGAAGGATTCGCACCAGACTCCATAGATTCATAA
- a CDS encoding 30S ribosomal protein S14, whose amino-acid sequence MAKYNKYNVSKKREQGESTKKCKLCGRTGGHISKYGLNLCRHCFRDYATDLGFKKYS is encoded by the coding sequence ATGGCTAAATACAATAAATACAACGTATCAAAAAAAAGAGAACAAGGAGAATCAACAAAGAAATGTAAATTATGCGGAAGAACAGGTGGACACATATCCAAATACGGATTAAACTTGTGCAGACACTGCTTCAGAGATTACGCAACAGATTTAGGATTTAAAAAATACTCATAA
- a CDS encoding ribonuclease P protein subunit has product MINIKDEFIGKKIKITKSTMKHQQGVEGIIVNETKNTFTILSDGKEKKILKNKKEFMIEETKINGKKIQKRPEERIKIKEK; this is encoded by the coding sequence ATGATAAACATCAAAGACGAATTCATCGGAAAAAAAATCAAAATCACGAAATCAACAATGAAGCATCAACAAGGCGTTGAAGGAATCATTGTTAATGAAACAAAAAACACATTCACCATCTTAAGCGATGGAAAAGAAAAAAAAATACTAAAAAACAAAAAAGAATTCATGATTGAGGAAACAAAAATAAACGGAAAAAAAATTCAAAAAAGACCGGAAGAAAGAATCAAAATCAAGGAGAAATAA
- a CDS encoding 50S ribosomal protein L14 has product MKAIKAKIPKSLPTGARVETCDNSGAKLLKIFSVRGHKTVKGKMPSARVGDLVHASVVKGKPEMRKTVVLAVIVRQKKEYRRIDGTRIKFESNVAVVVKDDKGNPKGTIFKGPIAKEACERWPGIAKVASTIV; this is encoded by the coding sequence ATGAAAGCAATTAAAGCAAAAATACCAAAATCCCTACCAACAGGGGCAAGAGTAGAAACCTGTGATAATAGCGGAGCAAAACTACTAAAAATATTCTCTGTTAGAGGTCACAAAACAGTAAAAGGAAAAATGCCTTCAGCAAGAGTAGGAGATTTAGTGCACGCATCAGTTGTAAAAGGAAAACCAGAAATGAGAAAAACAGTTGTGTTAGCAGTAATAGTAAGACAAAAAAAAGAATACAGAAGAATTGACGGCACAAGAATAAAATTCGAAAGTAACGTAGCAGTCGTAGTAAAAGATGATAAAGGAAATCCGAAAGGAACAATATTCAAAGGACCAATCGCAAAAGAAGCATGCGAAAGATGGCCAGGAATAGCAAAAGTAGCAAGTACAATAGTCTGA
- a CDS encoding 50S ribosomal protein L18, which produces MSSTTKYTVKYRRKREGRTNYKKRLNLLKGKTDRLILRKTNTKIILQIVRYESEGDKVLITTNSSELRKHGWKHSCKNVPAAYLAGLILAKKAKEKKIKKAILDLGLETPLKGSRLFSALKGVTEGGLEIPVNEEIYPNEERLKGEHIASYLEKHKTITQDFEKIKEKIKE; this is translated from the coding sequence ATGAGTTCAACAACGAAATACACAGTTAAATACAGAAGAAAAAGAGAAGGTAGAACAAACTACAAAAAAAGATTAAACCTACTCAAAGGAAAAACAGACAGATTAATATTAAGAAAAACAAACACAAAAATAATATTACAAATAGTAAGATATGAATCCGAAGGAGATAAAGTACTAATAACAACTAACTCCTCAGAACTAAGAAAACACGGATGGAAACACTCTTGCAAAAACGTACCAGCAGCTTACTTAGCAGGATTAATATTAGCTAAAAAAGCAAAAGAGAAAAAAATCAAAAAAGCAATCCTAGATTTAGGATTAGAAACTCCACTAAAAGGATCAAGACTATTCTCCGCATTAAAAGGAGTTACAGAAGGAGGATTAGAAATACCAGTTAACGAAGAAATATATCCAAACGAAGAAAGATTAAAAGGAGAACACATCGCATCATACTTAGAAAAACACAAAACAATAACACAAGACTTTGAGAAAATCAAAGAAAAAATCAAAGAGTGA